One window from the genome of Xenorhabdus bovienii SS-2004 encodes:
- a CDS encoding cobalt-precorrin-7 (C(5))-methyltransferase has translation MITVVGIGPGAIANQTLAALDAIKQAEILVGGARHLAEFPHFRGETRRLNADMDGLMQWLELRQHQQVVVLASGDPLFYGIGKRIAEHFVGEPQNIRIISGISAIQYLCARILLDMNDIYLTSSHGRKPDFDWLLRHEKIAMVTDEVIGPRQIAEEILARGQHRRMVIGENLSQENERIVCLSAQQVAGYGDINYGLNVVVILNER, from the coding sequence ATGATTACGGTCGTTGGTATCGGCCCCGGCGCTATCGCAAATCAAACGCTGGCCGCGCTGGATGCCATCAAACAGGCGGAAATATTGGTAGGAGGTGCTCGTCATCTGGCTGAATTTCCCCATTTCCGGGGCGAAACCCGCCGTTTGAATGCCGATATGGATGGATTGATGCAATGGCTTGAACTGCGCCAGCATCAGCAGGTTGTGGTGCTGGCGTCGGGTGATCCCCTGTTTTATGGCATAGGTAAACGCATCGCTGAACATTTTGTCGGCGAGCCGCAAAACATTCGCATCATTTCCGGTATCAGTGCCATTCAATACCTGTGCGCCCGAATTCTGCTGGATATGAATGATATCTACCTTACCAGCAGCCACGGTCGAAAACCGGATTTTGACTGGCTGCTCCGGCACGAAAAAATCGCAATGGTGACAGATGAGGTGATTGGCCCCCGCCAGATTGCGGAGGAGATTTTGGCTCGCGGGCAGCATCGCCGGATGGTGATTGGTGAAAATTTGTCACAGGAGAACGAGCGGATTGTTTGTCTGAGTGCGCAACAGGTCGCCGGATACGGTGACATTAATTATGGCTTGAACGTGGTGGTGATCCTTAATGAAAGATGA
- a CDS encoding cobalt-precorrin-8 methylmutase: protein MNYPQRSYIQQPQQIEQHSFDIITGIIRESRPDYHFVDAGQEAVIKRVIHTTADFDWLDILHFSPDVLHRIRDGILRGCTLYTDTTMVLSGINKTRLAQYGSECRCYVSDPRVVQMAKVQQITRSMAAVDIALQESGEKIFVFGNAPTALFRLLEHQSTPIAVVGVPVGFVGAEESKNALIHSDLSCIAARGRKGGSNIAAAIINAVLYRMPEVRHE from the coding sequence ATGAACTATCCTCAACGCTCGTATATTCAACAACCTCAGCAGATTGAGCAACATAGCTTCGACATTATCACGGGGATTATCCGTGAATCGCGGCCTGATTATCATTTTGTGGATGCCGGACAGGAAGCGGTGATTAAACGGGTGATCCACACCACCGCTGATTTTGACTGGCTCGATATCCTCCATTTTTCACCGGATGTCCTGCATCGTATTCGTGATGGGATCTTACGCGGCTGCACGTTATACACCGATACCACGATGGTGTTATCCGGCATCAATAAAACCCGTCTGGCGCAATATGGCAGTGAATGTCGTTGTTATGTCAGCGATCCCCGTGTCGTGCAAATGGCGAAAGTGCAGCAGATCACCCGTTCAATGGCGGCGGTCGATATCGCCTTGCAAGAGTCAGGAGAGAAGATTTTTGTTTTTGGTAATGCCCCCACCGCGCTGTTTCGCTTGCTGGAACATCAATCCACGCCCATTGCCGTCGTCGGGGTGCCGGTGGGTTTTGTCGGGGCGGAAGAGTCCAAAAATGCGCTTATACATAGCGACTTGAGCTGCATTGCGGCGAGAGGGCGCAAAGGTGGCAGCAATATTGCGGCGGCGATTATCAACGCTGTTTTGTACCGGATGCCGGAGGTGCGGCATGAATGA
- the cobA gene encoding uroporphyrinogen-III C-methyltransferase, with amino-acid sequence MNKGKVWLIGAGPGEAALITVKGLHYIQSADVIVHDRLVNPELIAQAPEHCDIINVGKERNHHPIPQEEINQILVKHALDGKQIVRLKGGDPYVFGRGGEEAETLAQQGIEFEIIPGISSAIGGLAYAGIPVTHRDYASGFHVVTGHLSLGKEPQNWRALAQLDGTLIILMGMSRLAEICQQLIQFGKPPATPAAVIMYASQPRQEMTIATLATLTTEVEHHQLHAPALIVIGNVVRLTEILAFTSTPIALSSTAVMMNPLTRLVT; translated from the coding sequence ATGAATAAAGGCAAAGTATGGCTAATCGGAGCAGGCCCGGGCGAAGCAGCGTTAATTACTGTTAAAGGGCTGCATTACATTCAATCTGCGGATGTTATTGTGCATGATCGTCTCGTCAATCCTGAGCTGATTGCACAGGCACCAGAACACTGCGACATCATTAACGTTGGCAAAGAACGCAATCACCACCCGATCCCGCAAGAAGAAATTAACCAGATTCTGGTTAAACACGCACTGGACGGGAAACAAATCGTGCGCCTGAAAGGCGGTGATCCCTATGTATTCGGACGCGGGGGCGAAGAGGCAGAAACGCTGGCACAACAGGGTATCGAATTTGAAATTATTCCGGGTATCAGTTCCGCCATTGGCGGGCTGGCTTATGCCGGTATTCCCGTTACCCACCGCGATTATGCATCCGGCTTCCATGTGGTGACCGGCCACCTTTCCCTAGGTAAGGAGCCACAGAACTGGCGCGCATTGGCGCAATTGGATGGCACGCTGATTATTCTGATGGGCATGAGCCGTCTGGCCGAAATCTGCCAGCAATTGATACAATTCGGCAAACCTCCCGCTACGCCCGCAGCGGTAATTATGTATGCCAGCCAGCCCAGACAGGAGATGACCATCGCTACACTGGCAACGCTGACCACAGAAGTTGAACATCACCAACTACATGCGCCCGCATTAATTGTGATTGGCAATGTCGTCCGGTTAACTGAGATACTCGCCTTTACCTCCACCCCCATTGCGCTCAGTTCAACCGCAGTCATGATGAATCCTCTCACCCGGCTGGTGACATAA
- a CDS encoding decarboxylating cobalt-precorrin-6B (C(15))-methyltransferase, with the protein MKDELFLRGHRIPMTKETVRALALERLELTKARRLIDVGAGTGSVSIEAALRYPTLDVLAIERKEEALALIYENVRHFGCHTVRIQAGVAPLPLEEAVDAIFIGGTGGHLTELIDWSLTHLNPGGRLVMTFILLENFMQALAHLQSCQVVSLDGREIQIGELTPLGQGHYFKPNNPTYLISCQKFFEHLSEPEENAYA; encoded by the coding sequence ATGAAAGATGAACTGTTTTTGCGTGGTCATCGCATTCCCATGACCAAAGAAACTGTCAGAGCGCTGGCACTGGAACGGCTGGAACTGACAAAAGCCCGGCGTCTGATTGATGTCGGAGCGGGGACAGGCAGCGTCAGTATTGAAGCTGCATTGCGTTACCCCACGCTGGATGTTCTCGCGATTGAACGTAAGGAAGAGGCGCTGGCACTGATCTATGAAAATGTCCGGCACTTTGGCTGTCACACAGTCCGCATTCAGGCGGGTGTTGCACCACTGCCCTTGGAGGAAGCCGTCGATGCCATTTTTATCGGCGGAACAGGCGGGCATTTGACGGAATTAATCGATTGGTCGCTGACACACCTGAACCCAGGCGGGCGTTTGGTGATGACGTTTATCCTGCTGGAAAACTTTATGCAGGCATTGGCGCATCTGCAATCTTGTCAGGTGGTGTCTCTTGATGGCCGTGAAATTCAGATTGGGGAACTGACCCCATTGGGGCAGGGGCACTATTTCAAACCCAACAACCCCACCTATTTGATTTCCTGCCAGAAATTTTTCGAACACCTGTCCGAGCCAGAGGAAAACGCTTATGCCTGA
- a CDS encoding precorrin-3B C(17)-methyltransferase, whose protein sequence is MLTVIGIGPGSEAMMTQEAIAALKAADIVVGYKTYTHLVKPLVGDKEIIKTGMCKEIERCQVAIDLAEEGKNVALVCSGDAGIYGMAGLVLELVSQHQRHVEVRLVAGVTASTACASLLGAPLMHDFCHISLSDLLTPWAVIEKRVRAAAEADFVVCFYNPRSRGREDHLAHAFALMAPWTPAETPVGVVKAAGRKKEEKWLTTFGGMDFSRVDMRSLVIVGNQSTYVRDGLMITPRGYRL, encoded by the coding sequence ATGTTAACCGTCATTGGAATAGGCCCCGGCAGTGAAGCCATGATGACGCAGGAAGCGATAGCCGCACTGAAAGCCGCAGATATCGTGGTGGGTTACAAAACCTACACTCATTTGGTAAAGCCGCTGGTGGGCGATAAAGAGATTATCAAAACCGGCATGTGTAAAGAGATTGAGCGCTGTCAGGTGGCGATTGATCTGGCAGAAGAAGGCAAAAATGTCGCGCTGGTCTGTAGCGGCGATGCGGGGATTTATGGCATGGCGGGGCTGGTTCTGGAACTGGTCAGTCAGCATCAACGCCATGTGGAAGTGCGTCTGGTGGCCGGTGTGACGGCCAGTACCGCTTGCGCCTCACTGCTTGGTGCTCCTCTGATGCACGATTTCTGTCATATCAGCCTGAGCGATTTGCTTACGCCGTGGGCGGTGATTGAAAAACGGGTACGGGCAGCCGCCGAAGCGGATTTCGTGGTGTGTTTTTACAATCCGCGCAGCCGTGGCCGCGAAGACCATCTGGCACACGCCTTTGCGTTGATGGCGCCGTGGACACCGGCAGAAACACCCGTCGGTGTGGTCAAGGCGGCGGGGCGCAAGAAAGAAGAAAAATGGCTGACCACTTTTGGCGGGATGGATTTTTCCCGCGTTGATATGCGCAGTCTGGTGATTGTCGGCAATCAATCCACTTACGTGCGTGATGGGCTGATGATCACACCGAGAGGGTACAGATTGTGA
- the cbiG gene encoding cobalt-precorrin 5A hydrolase, translating into MNIVKHDERIALFCLTFGGMALARRLQSHLAVDCFTSPELVETGFRAFDSGFANTVRNAFIQYGSLVMVGATGIAIRVIAPLLKDKLIDPAVVVLDEKGQFAISLLSGHMGGANDLARQVADLLGGQAVITTATDVNQLAAIDMLSRQIDGEMADFRASVKTVNQMLVNGKRVGIWWHPALIDEKGQCDTRGFIPVESLDDLPELDALVYVSHRRATPVLAIPTFKLVPRRIIAGIGCRRGIAAERVAQLLDRHLAEHDFDPLALKAIGSVELKQEEPALVQLAEKRRIPFQIFSVNQLAQCEQAFPASEFVRKTVGVGCVSQPVAWLMSQGRLVGHTLREQGVTITLGVLQPC; encoded by the coding sequence ATGAATATCGTCAAGCATGATGAGCGGATCGCGTTGTTCTGCCTGACATTCGGCGGCATGGCATTAGCGCGCCGTCTGCAATCTCATCTGGCCGTGGATTGTTTTACTTCCCCTGAACTGGTGGAAACGGGGTTCAGGGCTTTCGATAGTGGCTTTGCCAATACGGTACGCAATGCGTTTATCCAATATGGCTCGCTGGTTATGGTTGGTGCGACGGGGATCGCTATCCGCGTGATTGCACCACTGCTTAAGGACAAACTGATTGATCCGGCGGTTGTCGTGCTGGATGAAAAAGGCCAGTTTGCCATCAGCCTGTTATCGGGGCATATGGGCGGTGCGAATGATCTGGCGCGTCAGGTTGCGGATCTGCTTGGCGGGCAAGCGGTCATCACAACTGCAACGGATGTCAACCAACTCGCTGCAATTGATATGTTATCCCGGCAAATTGACGGCGAAATGGCGGATTTTCGCGCCAGCGTCAAGACAGTGAACCAAATGCTGGTCAATGGCAAACGGGTGGGAATATGGTGGCATCCGGCGCTGATTGACGAAAAAGGGCAGTGTGATACCCGTGGATTTATTCCGGTGGAATCCCTTGATGATTTGCCGGAACTCGATGCCTTGGTTTACGTCAGCCACCGACGGGCAACACCCGTATTGGCGATCCCGACCTTCAAATTAGTGCCACGCCGGATTATCGCGGGTATTGGTTGCCGGCGCGGGATCGCTGCTGAACGGGTCGCGCAGTTATTGGATCGTCATCTGGCAGAACATGATTTTGATCCTCTGGCATTAAAAGCCATCGGCAGTGTGGAACTGAAACAAGAAGAGCCGGCTTTAGTTCAACTGGCGGAAAAACGCCGCATTCCTTTTCAAATTTTCTCTGTTAACCAGCTCGCCCAATGTGAACAGGCATTCCCTGCCTCTGAATTCGTGCGTAAAACCGTGGGTGTCGGCTGTGTCTCCCAACCCGTTGCCTGGCTGATGAGTCAGGGGCGGCTGGTTGGTCATACCCTGCGTGAGCAGGGCGTCACTATCACACTAGGAGTATTGCAGCCATGTTAA
- a CDS encoding cobyrinate a,c-diamide synthase — translation MRQKYAFVIAGTGSGCGKTTVTLGIMRALMCRQLRVQPFKAGPDYLDGGWHRAVTGVASRNLDAFMLPVPILNGLFNQAVADKDVAVIEGVMGLYDGYGADPDYCSSAALAKQLGCPVILVVDGKAVSTSIAATVMGFQHFDPSVNIAAVLINRVNHDSHFQLLKQAIEDYCGLPVLGHIPVMPDIALPSRHLGLIPAQERNSQYDEQWQHLAHQIETTVDLDTLLALTPLPALPQGDITSLVDPAIGQGLTLALAEDEAFHFYYSDNLLLLEHAGVVIKRFSPLHDSQLPECQMIYLGGGYPEMYAQSLAANHAMHEALRQAQRQGIAIYAECGGLMYLGDALTDVQGVRHSMVGLIAGESRMGNSLKRFGYCEATAVCDTLLVAKGETLRGHEFHYSDFTSAQPPVFHCTKQRSGMVQKSWFGGYQNGNTLAGYLHVHFAQRPDLLHRWLTIARKQMARGQS, via the coding sequence ATGCGGCAGAAATATGCTTTTGTCATTGCAGGTACAGGCAGCGGATGTGGCAAAACCACCGTCACACTGGGGATTATGCGAGCACTAATGTGCCGCCAGTTACGGGTTCAGCCATTCAAGGCGGGGCCTGATTATCTGGATGGTGGCTGGCATCGTGCGGTGACGGGGGTAGCCTCCCGCAATCTGGATGCTTTTATGCTGCCTGTCCCTATTCTGAATGGCCTGTTTAATCAGGCTGTAGCCGATAAGGATGTTGCTGTTATTGAAGGCGTCATGGGGCTATATGATGGCTATGGTGCAGACCCTGATTATTGCAGTAGCGCGGCGTTGGCAAAGCAGCTTGGCTGTCCGGTGATTTTAGTGGTGGATGGCAAGGCGGTATCTACATCCATTGCTGCCACAGTGATGGGATTTCAGCACTTTGATCCTTCCGTCAATATTGCGGCTGTGCTGATCAACCGGGTGAACCATGATAGCCATTTTCAGTTGTTGAAACAGGCGATTGAAGACTATTGCGGGCTTCCCGTCTTGGGGCATATTCCCGTCATGCCGGATATTGCACTGCCTTCCCGTCATCTTGGGCTGATCCCGGCCCAAGAGCGAAATAGTCAATATGATGAACAGTGGCAGCATCTGGCGCACCAGATAGAAACGACGGTCGATCTGGACACGCTGCTGGCGCTGACTCCATTACCGGCATTACCGCAAGGCGATATCACTTCCCTTGTCGATCCGGCGATTGGTCAGGGGTTGACGCTGGCACTGGCGGAAGATGAAGCCTTTCATTTTTATTATTCCGATAACCTGCTGTTGCTGGAACACGCGGGTGTGGTCATCAAACGTTTCAGCCCGTTGCACGATAGCCAGTTGCCGGAGTGTCAGATGATCTATCTGGGCGGGGGATATCCTGAAATGTATGCCCAGTCACTGGCGGCCAATCACGCGATGCATGAGGCATTGCGTCAGGCGCAGCGACAAGGCATTGCCATATATGCGGAATGTGGCGGCCTGATGTATCTCGGTGATGCTCTGACCGATGTACAGGGCGTCCGCCACTCTATGGTGGGTTTGATTGCCGGTGAAAGCCGGATGGGAAATAGTCTGAAACGCTTTGGTTACTGCGAGGCGACGGCGGTATGCGACACGCTTTTGGTGGCGAAGGGGGAAACCCTGCGCGGGCATGAGTTCCATTATTCTGATTTCACGTCTGCCCAGCCGCCGGTATTCCACTGTACCAAACAGCGTAGCGGCATGGTGCAGAAAAGCTGGTTTGGCGGATATCAAAACGGCAATACGCTGGCGGGGTATCTGCATGTTCATTTTGCCCAACGCCCTGATTTGCTCCATCGCTGGCTGACGATCGCCCGCAAGCAGATGGCAAGGGGGCAATCATGA
- the cbiD gene encoding cobalt-precorrin-5B (C(1))-methyltransferase CbiD: MNETLNETPHTQAESLGTVWHRGKQYRKGYTTGSCATAAARVAALMILRQQIIHQVSIVTPSGVTLALNVEQPLIEGQQAVAAIRKDGGDDVDATHGMLIFARVSLNDSGIITLDGGAGVGRVTRVGIGLPIGWAAINKTPRHTIEEAVREVIGLQRGADIVIFAPEGEERAKKTYNDRLGIKGGISIIGTTGIVMPMSEESWKRSLALELEAKRASGLDRIIFVPGNHGERFVSQQLGIDGNYVVTMSNFVGYMLQEAVRLQFSHVVLVGHVGKLVKIAAGIFHTHSHIADGRMETLIANLALMGAPFELIQAVDHCDTTEAAIELIAERGWQAVHQQIARKICGRVDQMLRFSSGRPQCDAILFSFDNQVLGCNRPVDEIVEGFR; encoded by the coding sequence ATGAATGAAACGTTGAATGAAACACCACACACGCAGGCAGAAAGCCTCGGTACGGTCTGGCACAGAGGGAAACAGTACCGCAAAGGTTATACCACCGGCTCTTGTGCCACGGCTGCTGCGCGGGTCGCGGCGTTAATGATCCTGCGCCAGCAGATTATCCATCAGGTTTCCATCGTAACCCCTTCCGGTGTCACGTTGGCCTTGAACGTTGAACAGCCGCTGATTGAAGGTCAGCAGGCAGTGGCGGCGATCCGCAAAGATGGCGGTGATGATGTTGACGCCACCCACGGGATGTTGATTTTTGCCCGCGTCTCCCTGAATGACAGCGGAATCATCACGCTGGATGGCGGTGCAGGGGTTGGCCGAGTCACGCGGGTCGGGATCGGTTTACCAATAGGCTGGGCGGCTATCAATAAAACGCCGCGGCACACTATTGAAGAAGCAGTGCGAGAGGTGATTGGTCTTCAGCGTGGGGCAGATATTGTGATCTTTGCGCCAGAAGGCGAAGAACGGGCGAAAAAAACCTATAACGACCGGCTGGGGATCAAAGGGGGAATTTCGATTATCGGTACGACGGGCATTGTCATGCCGATGTCAGAAGAGAGCTGGAAGCGTTCACTGGCGCTGGAATTGGAAGCTAAACGCGCCAGCGGATTGGATCGGATTATCTTTGTGCCGGGTAATCACGGTGAGCGTTTTGTCAGTCAGCAGTTGGGCATTGACGGAAACTATGTGGTGACGATGAGTAACTTTGTCGGCTACATGCTTCAGGAAGCGGTGCGTTTACAGTTCAGTCATGTGGTACTGGTGGGTCATGTCGGTAAGCTGGTGAAAATCGCAGCGGGTATTTTCCATACCCACAGCCATATCGCGGATGGCCGCATGGAAACCCTGATCGCCAACCTTGCCTTAATGGGCGCGCCTTTCGAACTGATTCAGGCCGTTGATCACTGTGATACCACCGAAGCCGCCATCGAACTGATCGCGGAACGTGGCTGGCAGGCGGTGCATCAGCAGATTGCCCGGAAGATCTGCGGGCGCGTTGATCAAATGCTGCGTTTTTCCAGTGGCAGGCCACAGTGCGATGCCATTCTTTTCTCCTTTGATAATCAAGTGTTGGGCTGCAATCGGCCAGTGGATGAGATTGTGGAGGGGTTCCGATGA
- the cobD gene encoding threonine-phosphate decarboxylase CobD, whose translation MSEHGGNIIEVAQQFGIPANELIDLSANINPLGAPERVKTLIKDNLACIEKYPDVEYRHLHQVLADAHQCDTASVIAGNGATELIYAVVRYLNPKRALLLTPGFAEYRRALQHVGAEIIAYPLTEDAGFQPDLRLLDTLTILQPDCVFIATPNNPTGLMPDSRFLQSLGQHCEEHRIALIVDEAFIDFLPDNRGLIPHIAATRHLYVLRSLTKFFAIPGLRLGYLVSGDCAGVAWMKNRREPWSINALAAQVGEVLLDDQAYITATHQWLKSQQHYLWTYLSSCPELTVWPPSANFLFFRCHQPNLDLWHTLLEHRLLIRHCKNYVGLDESYYRIAVRSEWENRRLTAAIQHVFAHG comes from the coding sequence ATGAGTGAACACGGCGGCAATATCATCGAAGTTGCCCAACAGTTCGGCATTCCGGCCAACGAACTCATCGATTTAAGCGCCAATATCAACCCGCTGGGTGCCCCGGAACGGGTGAAGACGCTGATTAAAGATAACCTTGCCTGCATCGAAAAATATCCCGACGTAGAATATCGCCATTTGCATCAGGTACTGGCTGACGCCCATCAGTGCGATACCGCTTCGGTAATAGCAGGCAATGGTGCAACAGAACTGATCTACGCCGTTGTCCGTTACCTCAACCCGAAACGCGCCCTGCTCCTCACCCCCGGATTTGCCGAATACCGCCGAGCTTTGCAGCACGTTGGGGCTGAGATCATCGCGTATCCATTAACAGAAGACGCAGGATTTCAACCCGATCTACGCCTGCTGGATACACTGACAATTCTTCAACCCGATTGTGTCTTTATAGCTACGCCCAATAACCCAACCGGTTTAATGCCAGACAGCCGGTTTCTGCAATCGCTGGGGCAACATTGTGAAGAGCACCGCATAGCGCTGATTGTTGATGAAGCCTTTATTGATTTTCTGCCCGATAACCGAGGCCTGATCCCGCACATTGCCGCCACCCGCCACCTTTATGTGCTGCGTTCACTGACAAAATTCTTCGCCATTCCGGGGTTGCGGCTAGGCTATCTGGTCAGCGGGGATTGCGCAGGGGTGGCGTGGATGAAAAACCGGCGTGAACCGTGGTCTATTAATGCCCTTGCGGCGCAGGTGGGTGAAGTCTTGTTGGATGATCAGGCTTATATTACCGCCACCCATCAATGGCTAAAATCACAACAACATTATCTATGGACGTACCTTTCCTCCTGCCCTGAACTCACCGTCTGGCCGCCTTCCGCGAATTTCCTGTTCTTTCGCTGCCATCAGCCCAATCTTGATCTATGGCACACTCTGCTTGAGCACCGACTGCTGATCCGCCATTGCAAAAACTATGTTGGCTTGGACGAGAGTTACTATCGAATCGCCGTACGCAGCGAATGGGAAAACCGACGCCTGACCGCCGCCATACAGCACGTTTTCGCACATGGCTGA
- the cbiB gene encoding adenosylcobinamide-phosphate synthase CbiB, with product MTVLLWFAAFVLDMKLGDPPHWPHPVRWMGRLINQAERVIRGRCKTDADLKWGGVALWLVVVGSVWLMSYLVLWLAYGVAFWFGMLVEVWLIYTVLAGRSLSDAANAVYQPLKQGDPVASRQQLAQIVGRDTSQLQPPQISRAAIETVAENSVDGVIAPLFFLMIGGAPLAMAYKAVNTLDSMVGYKTPRYRALGMFSARMDDVANGIPARLGWLLLALAAKWLGLNFRQALRIGWRDRYQHRSPNSGWPEATVAGALGIRLGGPSVYFNQRVEKPWIGDARREVTPEDIPQSVQMMRVASVMALLLFALLHSLVSVTPFNAVL from the coding sequence ATGACCGTTTTACTTTGGTTTGCGGCGTTTGTTCTCGATATGAAACTGGGCGATCCCCCGCATTGGCCGCATCCGGTGCGCTGGATGGGTCGGCTGATCAATCAGGCTGAACGCGTTATTCGTGGGCGATGCAAAACCGACGCTGATTTGAAATGGGGCGGGGTGGCCTTGTGGCTGGTGGTGGTGGGCAGTGTCTGGCTGATGAGTTATCTGGTTCTGTGGCTGGCTTATGGTGTGGCGTTCTGGTTCGGCATGCTGGTGGAAGTCTGGCTGATTTATACCGTGCTGGCCGGACGTAGCCTGAGTGATGCGGCCAATGCAGTCTATCAGCCATTGAAACAGGGCGATCCGGTGGCCAGCCGTCAACAACTGGCTCAGATTGTCGGGCGGGATACATCACAGTTACAACCGCCGCAAATCAGCCGTGCTGCCATTGAAACGGTGGCAGAAAACAGCGTGGATGGCGTGATTGCTCCGTTGTTCTTCCTGATGATTGGCGGCGCTCCACTCGCGATGGCTTATAAGGCGGTCAATACCCTTGATTCGATGGTGGGCTATAAGACGCCCCGTTATCGGGCGCTGGGCATGTTCTCGGCTCGCATGGACGATGTGGCAAACGGGATACCTGCGCGTTTGGGCTGGCTTTTGCTGGCGCTGGCGGCGAAGTGGCTGGGGTTGAATTTTCGTCAGGCACTGCGTATCGGCTGGCGTGATCGCTACCAACACCGCAGCCCCAACAGTGGCTGGCCGGAAGCCACGGTAGCAGGCGCATTAGGTATCCGGCTTGGCGGGCCGAGTGTCTATTTTAATCAGCGGGTTGAAAAACCGTGGATCGGTGACGCACGGCGTGAAGTCACACCGGAAGATATCCCGCAGTCCGTGCAGATGATGAGGGTAGCATCGGTGATGGCGCTCCTGCTGTTTGCGTTGCTGCATAGTCTGGTCAGTGTAACGCCATTCAACGCAGTGCTATAA
- a CDS encoding cobalt-precorrin-4 methyltransferase, whose protein sequence is MPEYVDPESACFDAEKVWFVGAGPGDKTLITLKGYQLLQQAQVVIYAGSLINRELLEYCRADAECYDSAGMTLQEITDLMANSVKAGKLVVRLQTGDLSLFGSIREQAEMLAGQGIGFVSVPGVSSFLGAAAQLGVEYTVPEVAQSLIITRMVGRTPMPPRETLEAFAAHQTSMAIFLSVQDIAGVTVRLIQGGYPQETPVAVVYKATWPDCRIVRGTLDTIVEQVRTAGIQKTALILVGAFLGEEYHYSKLYDAGFSHEYRQA, encoded by the coding sequence ATGCCTGAATATGTTGATCCCGAATCAGCGTGTTTTGATGCTGAAAAAGTCTGGTTTGTCGGGGCGGGGCCGGGAGATAAAACCCTGATCACCCTGAAGGGATATCAACTGCTGCAACAGGCGCAAGTGGTGATTTATGCCGGATCGCTGATTAATCGGGAGCTACTGGAATATTGCCGTGCGGATGCAGAATGCTATGACAGCGCGGGTATGACATTACAGGAAATCACTGATTTGATGGCGAACAGTGTCAAAGCCGGAAAATTAGTTGTGCGTCTGCAAACGGGGGATTTGTCGCTATTCGGTTCTATCCGTGAACAGGCTGAAATGCTGGCCGGTCAGGGAATAGGTTTTGTCTCTGTGCCGGGTGTCAGCTCTTTTCTCGGTGCGGCTGCGCAATTGGGGGTGGAATATACCGTCCCCGAAGTGGCGCAAAGCCTGATCATCACCCGCATGGTTGGCCGAACGCCGATGCCGCCACGGGAAACACTGGAAGCTTTCGCCGCTCATCAGACATCGATGGCGATCTTCCTGTCGGTACAGGATATAGCCGGTGTCACTGTTCGGCTGATACAGGGCGGCTATCCGCAGGAAACTCCCGTCGCGGTGGTTTACAAAGCAACGTGGCCGGACTGCCGGATTGTTCGTGGCACATTGGACACGATTGTGGAACAGGTACGCACGGCAGGTATTCAGAAAACCGCCCTGATTTTGGTCGGCGCATTTCTTGGCGAGGAGTACCACTACTCAAAACTGTATGATGCGGGGTTCAGCCATGAATATCGTCAAGCATGA